ATCCAGAGTAGGCCTAAATCTTTACAAGTAAATAAACTCTATTCAGAATGCCATAATGACAAAAAGATATTCATGTTTCTAAATTCATACGATGAATGACAACAGTCAATTATATGGGATGTTTCTATGGAGTGTGTGTGCACTGATACTATTCAGTCACAAGATGATATATACATATTATACATACACTGACTCTCACAAACCCACATACATTTAGATacactacatacgcacacacacacagacacaacacatacacgcatactgacgccacacacacacatatgctcctctgttctttatttcactcttattattatctatcctgatgcctagtcactttaccctgcctttatgcacatacagtatctacctcaaaAACCTCGTACTTCtacacattgatatggtactgaTACTAGTACTCCCTGTTACCCCACTCTCCGAAGGTGTCTCCGGGAGAGTGGAATATGCAATAAACTAATTTCTAATTCACACATGcgtattaatacacacttgtagATGTGTAAGATAGGACAAATATATGCACCcaccaaaataaaaaaaatgatgaTATAGCTTCATTCTTGTTTTTTTCTTCCTTTTGTGTTACTATATATTTtatagtatataaatatatatatatatatatatattctacacccattgtgtatgtgacaaataaaattagattttaactTCCACTTCAACAACCAGACAAACACTATTCTCTCTGACAATCTCAGTAACCCTGGCACACAGAACAGCACACAACACATTGCATAAGGCAGGAGCGGACTGAGACCAAAAATCAGccctggcatttctaacacaccagCCCATTTTTTCTCTTTTGAGGCCCCAATTATTAGCCAGATAATGATAATTtagctaaaaaatatatatgaattAGACAGGCCTTATGGGCTAAAATTTGACCAGCTCATCTGGCATTTGCTCGAAATGCTAGATGACCAGTCCGCCCCTGGCATCaggataaaaatgtaaaaaacctGCCTGAAGGCACCACACCTAGATATTTACAGGCTCATAGATGATGTAGGTCAGGGGTGTGCTGCTGAATCAAGAGGGCAGGACAACAACGTAGTCTGATGCATCCACATCTagacaagagagggacagagaaaggaCACATGTAGTGAATGGCTATTTAAGGATGATAACAATCTGGACATCTGATAAAGGTCTGAAAAAAAGTCAGTGACAGATGGAAGTGAAACTAACAGACAATGTTACTTACTTTCATAATCAGGCACCTCGTCGATGACATTGGGGGCGGGAAGTTGTAGCAGTGTCTTCCTCTTGACTGAGTGGCGCAGATGCTGAGCCAATCCCTGCCCCCGACGCTTATAATGGCGGACCAGCTCCTCTAACGTCTTAAAGAATTTCTCCTCTACACCAGACGCtgtctacacacagacagacagaccatcagaaacacacacaaacgcaagcgcgcgcgcacacacacacacacacacacacacacacacacacacacacacacacacacacacacacagggtgtacCTGCAGGGTGTAGCTTCCAGTGTGGGTCTGGAGGATTCTGTAGGTATACACCACCTTCTTTTTACTGCAGAAACACAACACACaaatacagcaccagtcaaacgtttgaacacacctactcattcaagggtttttattttgactattttctacattgtagaataatggtgaagacatcaaaactatgaaataacacatatggaatcatatagtaaccaaaaaagtgctaaacaaatcaaaatatattttttagatttgagattcttcaaagtagccaccctttgccttgatgacagctttgcacatgcttggcattctaACAACCAGCttaatctggaatgcttttccaacagtcttgaaggagttcccacatatgctgagcacttgttggctgcttttcgttcactc
This Salvelinus namaycush isolate Seneca chromosome 33, SaNama_1.0, whole genome shotgun sequence DNA region includes the following protein-coding sequences:
- the LOC120028113 gene encoding SH2 domain-containing protein 1B-like; translation: MASPLLMYHGAISKLDCEGLLGKKGKDGAYLLRDSETIQGAMCLCVYKKKVVYTYRILQTHTGSYTLQTASGVEEKFFKTLEELVRHYKRRGQGLAQHLRHSVKRKTLLQLPAPNVIDEVPDYENVDASDYVVVLPS